From one Thermatribacter velox genomic stretch:
- the fabG gene encoding 3-oxoacyl-[acyl-carrier-protein] reductase, giving the protein MSAFENQVAIITGGRRGIGKAIALKLGKGGARIAFNDVGQPEEITETVEEFRSAGIEARGYLVDVTNRDAVQKMIEDIISFWGRIDILVNNAGITRDGLFLRMKDEDWQKVIDVCLQGTYNFTKEVLKYMVKQKYGRIINISSVVGVMGNAGQTNYSTAKAAILGFTKSLAREVAARGITVNAVAPGFIDTDMTRRLPEEVKKLWIDQIPMRRGGYPEDVAEAVAFLASKASGYITGQTIHVNGGMLML; this is encoded by the coding sequence ATGAGTGCTTTTGAAAATCAGGTGGCCATAATAACTGGAGGACGGCGAGGAATTGGTAAAGCAATTGCTCTGAAACTTGGTAAAGGTGGAGCCCGTATTGCCTTCAATGATGTTGGTCAGCCAGAAGAGATAACCGAAACTGTGGAAGAATTTCGTTCTGCAGGCATAGAGGCCAGAGGGTATCTCGTGGACGTAACCAATCGAGATGCAGTGCAAAAAATGATAGAGGATATAATAAGTTTTTGGGGAAGGATAGACATCCTGGTAAATAATGCCGGCATCACCAGAGACGGGTTGTTCTTGAGAATGAAGGACGAAGACTGGCAAAAAGTTATCGATGTTTGCCTGCAGGGAACCTACAACTTTACCAAAGAAGTTTTGAAATATATGGTAAAACAAAAATACGGCCGCATTATAAATATCTCTTCTGTAGTGGGAGTCATGGGTAATGCGGGACAGACCAACTACTCCACCGCTAAGGCGGCAATACTTGGTTTTACCAAATCCTTAGCCAGAGAAGTGGCTGCACGAGGTATAACGGTCAACGCTGTGGCACCAGGCTTTATAGACACTGATATGACCCGCAGGTTGCCTGAAGAAGTCAAAAAATTGTGGATAGACCAAATACCTATGAGAAGAGGTGGATATCCTGAAGACGTTGCAGAAGCGGTTGCTTTCCTCGCTTCAAAAGCTTCGGGTTACATCACAGGGCAGACCATCCATGTCAATGGTGGTATGCTGATGTTATAA
- the fabK gene encoding enoyl-[acyl-carrier-protein] reductase FabK: MKTRVTEILGIDVPIIQGGMAWVATAPLVAAVSEAGGLGVIGTGNMTGEELRSEIRRTRSLTSKPFGVNLMLLSPQIQEQIKVVKEERVPVVTTGAGNPGHLIEDFAKLGIITIPVVASVSLAKRLQKNGARMVIAEGMESGGHVGEITTLCLIPQVVDALDVPVIAAGGIADGRGMAACFALGAEGVQIGTRFICSEECEVHPAYKEAIVKASDRSTVVTGTSTGHPVRCLRNKLARKFELLEKQGACREEIEALGAGKLKEATCGNVQDGSVMMGQIAGLINDIKPVKAIIAELLEECKQTISRLYAEVVEQ; encoded by the coding sequence ATGAAGACAAGGGTTACTGAAATACTGGGAATCGATGTGCCCATCATTCAGGGAGGAATGGCCTGGGTGGCTACCGCCCCACTGGTTGCTGCGGTATCTGAAGCCGGTGGATTGGGGGTCATTGGTACCGGCAACATGACTGGAGAGGAGCTGCGCTCGGAAATCCGTAGAACCCGGTCGCTTACCAGCAAGCCATTCGGAGTTAACCTGATGCTCCTTTCTCCTCAAATTCAGGAGCAGATAAAGGTGGTTAAGGAAGAAAGAGTTCCTGTGGTCACTACTGGAGCAGGCAATCCTGGTCACCTTATAGAGGATTTTGCAAAGCTCGGAATAATCACCATTCCTGTAGTTGCTTCTGTATCCTTAGCGAAGCGCTTGCAGAAAAACGGTGCCAGAATGGTCATTGCAGAAGGAATGGAGTCAGGGGGACACGTGGGAGAAATTACTACGCTCTGTTTGATTCCCCAGGTGGTAGACGCTCTGGATGTACCAGTTATTGCTGCAGGAGGAATAGCAGATGGAAGGGGTATGGCAGCGTGCTTTGCTCTTGGAGCAGAGGGTGTTCAAATAGGAACCCGTTTTATATGCAGTGAGGAGTGTGAAGTGCATCCTGCCTACAAAGAAGCTATAGTGAAAGCTTCGGACCGTTCTACTGTGGTAACAGGAACATCTACGGGACATCCTGTACGCTGTCTCAGAAACAAGCTTGCTCGTAAGTTTGAACTTCTGGAAAAGCAAGGTGCTTGCAGGGAAGAAATAGAGGCGCTGGGTGCTGGCAAACTGAAAGAAGCTACCTGCGGTAATGTTCAGGATGGGTCAGTAATGATGGGACAGATTGCAGGATTGATTAATGATATCAAACCCGTTAAAGCAATTATTGCTGAGCTTTTGGAGGAGTGCAAACAGACTATTAGCAGATTATACGCTGAGGTAGTGGAGCAATGA
- the plsX gene encoding phosphate acyltransferase PlsX, producing the protein MKIAIDAWGGDFAPHEILKGVKESYTEDCSLILVGPREQLIRLYSEYQMDEARFPIENAPQIIAMDENPTEAVRKKPLSSICRGIQLLAEKKVDAFVSAGSTGAVMAAAWLGLERIAGVERPAIVTSIPNSRAYTLLLDVGANVDCKPRHLLHFAVMGAEYAKITLGLDNPKVGLLSIGEEENKGNELSKAAYKLLKSREHMLNFDFIGNVEGYNIVDGKADVVVCDGFTGNALLKFGEGIIELIFKIIRENVTEPALVMRIKETWKAFDWSEYGGAPLLGVEGVCLICHGKTRAKGIKSAILKAKELVENGIVPAIRERLSRLNTEEARGAK; encoded by the coding sequence ATGAAAATAGCGATTGACGCCTGGGGTGGAGATTTTGCACCCCATGAGATCTTAAAAGGAGTAAAAGAAAGCTACACTGAAGACTGTAGCTTAATCCTGGTTGGTCCAAGGGAACAGCTAATCCGCCTTTATTCGGAATACCAGATGGATGAGGCCAGGTTTCCCATAGAAAATGCACCCCAGATTATTGCCATGGACGAGAACCCTACTGAAGCGGTGCGCAAAAAACCATTGTCCAGTATATGTAGAGGAATTCAGTTGCTGGCGGAGAAAAAAGTCGATGCTTTTGTGTCTGCAGGTAGCACAGGAGCTGTAATGGCAGCTGCCTGGCTGGGGTTGGAGAGAATTGCCGGCGTAGAAAGACCAGCCATTGTTACCTCTATACCGAACTCCAGGGCATATACTTTGCTGCTCGATGTAGGGGCTAATGTTGATTGTAAACCCCGACATCTGCTCCACTTTGCAGTTATGGGAGCAGAATATGCCAAAATCACCCTGGGTCTGGACAACCCCAAAGTAGGTCTCCTCAGCATAGGTGAAGAAGAGAATAAGGGAAACGAGCTTTCCAAGGCTGCCTATAAGCTCCTAAAAAGTAGAGAGCATATGCTTAATTTTGATTTTATTGGTAATGTTGAGGGCTACAACATTGTTGATGGCAAGGCAGATGTGGTGGTTTGTGATGGTTTTACGGGGAATGCGTTGCTTAAGTTTGGAGAAGGCATCATAGAACTGATTTTCAAAATCATACGGGAGAACGTCACAGAACCAGCTTTGGTAATGAGAATCAAAGAGACCTGGAAGGCTTTCGATTGGAGTGAATATGGTGGAGCACCATTGCTCGGAGTGGAGGGGGTCTGCCTGATATGTCATGGGAAAACAAGGGCAAAAGGTATTAAAAGCGCAATTCTGAAAGCCAAAGAACTGGTGGAAAATGGCATAGTTCCTGCTATTCGAGAACGACTATCCAGACTCAACACTGAAGAGGCAAGAGGTGCAAAATGA
- the rpmF gene encoding 50S ribosomal protein L32, translating into MANLTNKTSRCRRNKRRTHWVIKAPNLVSCPHCHMPKLPHRICPECGYYNGKQIVEKEE; encoded by the coding sequence ATGGCGAATTTGACCAATAAAACTTCTCGCTGTCGGAGAAACAAAAGAAGAACTCATTGGGTCATAAAAGCACCGAACCTGGTGAGTTGTCCCCACTGTCACATGCCCAAACTACCTCATCGAATTTGCCCTGAGTGCGGGTACTATAACGGTAAGCAGATAGTTGAAAAAGAGGAGTAA
- the rnc gene encoding ribonuclease III gives MSGQFCENLSRLEEKLGYKFRDPKWLETALKHKSALEGRDGECNDKLEWLGDAVVGLFIADYLFYNYDKPRSWLSLMKSKWASEECLARVARRIDLGSFVKLGKGEEKSGGREKDSIISSTLEAVVGAVFVDSGSYEATKKVLEKIFLKEESLEFLFLPLNYKGLLQRWCLQKMECIPKYEVIQEDKAFPRYLVGVKINGKIVAYGEGPNKKKAEQAAARQAWEALVAENHRPH, from the coding sequence ATGAGCGGGCAGTTTTGTGAAAATCTGTCACGGCTGGAAGAAAAGTTAGGATACAAGTTCAGGGATCCAAAGTGGTTGGAAACTGCCCTGAAGCACAAGTCGGCCCTGGAAGGTAGAGACGGAGAGTGTAACGATAAGCTCGAATGGTTAGGGGATGCGGTAGTCGGCTTATTCATAGCCGACTACCTCTTTTATAACTATGATAAACCCCGGAGCTGGCTTTCACTGATGAAATCAAAGTGGGCCAGTGAGGAATGCCTGGCGAGAGTAGCGCGTAGGATTGATTTAGGAAGTTTTGTGAAATTGGGAAAAGGAGAGGAAAAAAGCGGAGGTAGAGAAAAGGACTCCATAATTTCCAGTACGTTGGAAGCGGTAGTTGGAGCTGTCTTTGTAGATTCAGGTTCTTATGAAGCTACCAAAAAGGTGCTTGAAAAAATATTCCTAAAAGAAGAAAGTCTGGAATTTTTGTTCTTGCCTCTGAATTACAAGGGTTTGCTTCAGAGGTGGTGTCTCCAGAAGATGGAATGTATTCCTAAATACGAGGTAATTCAGGAAGACAAGGCCTTCCCCAGATATCTGGTAGGGGTAAAAATAAATGGGAAGATAGTCGCTTACGGAGAAGGACCTAACAAGAAAAAGGCTGAACAGGCTGCAGCGAGGCAAGCTTGGGAAGCCCTGGTTGCCGAAAATCATAGACCCCATTAG
- a CDS encoding acetate/propionate family kinase, protein MLILVVNCGSSTVKYQLFDMQDPEQGRVIAKGIVERIGLPGSRLEHYYDEKSVIREREVNNHKVALEWILEVLTDPQIGVIQNVKEIEAVGHRVVHGGEKFRESVLIDDKVIEAVREYVQLAPLHNPPNILGIEACRSVLPDVPQVAVFDTAFHATMPPHAYTYAIPYEYYEKYRIRRYGFHGTSHRYVAERTAKILRRDLSSLKLITCHMGSGVSFAAIKNGESIDTSMGFTPLEGLIMGTRCGDIDPAIVLFLMEKEGLSIKEMDEILNKKSGVLGVSGISSDTRDIEDAAPSNPRAQLTLDLIAYRAKKYIGAYYAVLGGLDALVFTAGIGENSSYIRKSICEGLEHLGITIDEAKNTVRRKEAVISQDGAPVKVMVVPTNEELMIARDTWRLVAQKR, encoded by the coding sequence ATGCTCATACTGGTTGTAAATTGTGGAAGTTCTACCGTCAAGTATCAGCTTTTTGACATGCAAGACCCAGAACAGGGCAGGGTCATTGCTAAGGGTATTGTGGAACGCATAGGGTTGCCTGGTTCCCGTCTTGAGCACTATTATGATGAAAAATCAGTAATTAGGGAACGCGAAGTGAACAATCACAAAGTTGCTCTGGAGTGGATACTGGAGGTGCTCACTGATCCCCAAATAGGCGTTATCCAGAATGTGAAAGAAATTGAAGCAGTAGGGCATAGAGTGGTACATGGAGGAGAAAAATTCCGCGAGTCAGTGCTGATTGACGATAAGGTTATCGAAGCCGTTCGCGAGTACGTTCAGCTTGCTCCGCTTCATAATCCCCCCAACATTCTGGGCATTGAAGCCTGTCGCTCAGTATTGCCTGATGTTCCTCAAGTTGCAGTTTTTGACACTGCCTTCCATGCCACTATGCCACCCCATGCTTATACCTATGCTATTCCTTATGAATATTACGAAAAGTATCGCATCAGGAGATACGGATTTCATGGAACGTCCCACCGCTACGTTGCTGAACGAACTGCAAAAATACTGAGAAGAGACCTGTCTTCTCTAAAACTTATTACCTGCCACATGGGAAGCGGAGTGAGTTTTGCAGCGATAAAAAACGGGGAATCAATTGACACCTCTATGGGTTTTACTCCCCTGGAGGGACTGATAATGGGAACTCGCTGTGGAGATATTGACCCTGCCATAGTTCTTTTCTTGATGGAAAAAGAAGGTCTCTCCATCAAAGAAATGGACGAAATCCTTAACAAAAAAAGTGGAGTTCTGGGTGTGTCTGGAATCAGCAGTGATACCCGGGATATCGAAGATGCTGCACCCAGCAATCCAAGAGCACAACTCACCTTGGACCTCATAGCCTATCGGGCAAAAAAATACATTGGAGCCTATTATGCTGTACTGGGTGGTTTAGACGCTCTGGTTTTCACGGCCGGAATCGGAGAAAACTCCTCATATATCAGGAAATCAATATGTGAAGGACTTGAACATCTGGGTATAACTATTGATGAAGCAAAAAACACCGTTCGGAGAAAAGAGGCGGTTATTAGCCAAGATGGGGCACCCGTAAAAGTGATGGTTGTCCCTACCAATGAGGAACTGATGATTGCCCGGGACACCTGGAGGCTGGTTGCTCAGAAGAGGTGA
- the coaD gene encoding pantetheine-phosphate adenylyltransferase, producing the protein MEDKVCPTKAEIAIYPGSFDPVTNGHLDIIERASKIFPQLVVAVLSNPQKTPLFTLEERKEMLQKSTEHLPNVQIETFSGLLVRFARQKGCRIIIRGLRAISDYEYETQIAVINRKMAPEIETLFLPTSSEYSYLNSTVVKEIARFGGCLAKLVPPFVEKKLKEKFQT; encoded by the coding sequence ATGGAGGATAAGGTATGTCCTACGAAGGCAGAAATCGCCATATATCCGGGTAGTTTTGACCCGGTTACCAACGGACACCTGGATATAATAGAGCGAGCGAGCAAGATATTTCCCCAGCTTGTAGTTGCTGTGCTCAGCAACCCTCAGAAAACCCCGCTATTTACACTGGAAGAGCGCAAAGAAATGCTTCAAAAAAGCACCGAACACCTACCCAACGTGCAGATTGAAACCTTTAGTGGTCTTCTGGTACGGTTCGCACGCCAGAAAGGATGTCGCATCATAATCAGAGGACTAAGAGCTATCTCGGATTACGAATACGAAACTCAAATAGCTGTGATAAATCGCAAAATGGCTCCCGAGATAGAAACCCTGTTTTTGCCTACCAGTTCTGAATACTCTTATCTGAACTCGACTGTGGTAAAAGAGATAGCTCGCTTTGGAGGATGCTTAGCGAAGCTGGTTCCCCCTTTCGTTGAAAAAAAATTAAAAGAAAAATTTCAAACATAG
- the fabD gene encoding ACP S-malonyltransferase — MKKSVFLFPGQGSQKVGMISTFLEDFPSQTKKLFETANQICNRDLLKLALEGPEEELSLTYYTQPVILTTSFLIFSILEKHAFEPEVVAGHSLGEYSALACAKSIGFEEAVFLVHQRGKLMQEAVEANTGIMVAIIGLDLEEVEEMVSELLQQGRIEIANINGPDQVVISLEKTLENDLLSRARERGAKRAVTLNVSAPFHSSFMEPAKNKFAAFLENIDFKKPKYTYISNVTAKPVEEPQVIKELLIEQMTSTVRWREIIDYLYHHAYRTFIEVGPGKVLGNLLKKQYPDVRVAFTHTSKNLKELLERGELS; from the coding sequence ATGAAGAAATCTGTGTTTCTGTTTCCTGGTCAGGGTTCTCAGAAAGTAGGTATGATAAGCACTTTTTTAGAAGATTTTCCATCTCAAACCAAAAAGCTATTTGAGACTGCGAACCAAATCTGCAATCGAGACCTTCTGAAACTTGCACTGGAAGGACCTGAGGAAGAGCTAAGCTTGACTTACTACACGCAACCAGTTATACTGACGACCAGCTTTTTAATTTTTTCAATTTTGGAGAAACATGCTTTTGAGCCTGAAGTAGTGGCCGGACACAGTCTGGGGGAATACTCGGCTCTTGCCTGTGCAAAGAGTATCGGTTTTGAAGAAGCAGTTTTCCTGGTACATCAAAGAGGTAAGTTAATGCAAGAAGCTGTGGAAGCCAATACAGGTATCATGGTGGCGATAATTGGCCTTGATTTAGAAGAAGTGGAAGAGATGGTTAGTGAGCTTTTGCAGCAAGGACGAATAGAAATTGCGAACATTAATGGCCCGGATCAGGTCGTGATATCCTTGGAAAAGACCCTTGAAAATGACCTCTTGTCCAGAGCCAGAGAACGAGGGGCTAAAAGAGCGGTAACCTTAAACGTGAGCGCTCCTTTTCACTCTTCGTTTATGGAACCAGCTAAAAATAAATTTGCCGCTTTTCTTGAAAACATAGACTTTAAAAAACCAAAATATACCTACATAAGCAATGTCACCGCTAAGCCTGTGGAAGAACCTCAGGTTATTAAGGAACTACTTATAGAACAGATGACCAGCACGGTTCGCTGGAGAGAGATAATTGATTACCTCTATCACCATGCCTATCGGACTTTTATAGAAGTAGGACCTGGAAAGGTCCTTGGTAACCTCCTTAAAAAACAATATCCAGATGTGAGAGTTGCCTTTACTCATACGAGCAAGAATTTGAAAGAACTACTGGAAAGAGGCGAACTTTCATGA
- a CDS encoding acyl carrier protein — protein MDVFSKVKEIIVDQLGVDEDEVTPDASFIDDLGADSLDIVELIMAFEEEFDIDIPDEDAEKITTVGEAVEYIESKIS, from the coding sequence ATGGACGTTTTCTCCAAAGTAAAAGAAATTATTGTAGACCAGCTTGGTGTTGATGAGGACGAGGTAACTCCCGATGCGTCCTTTATAGATGATCTGGGCGCAGATTCTCTGGACATTGTGGAGCTCATAATGGCTTTTGAAGAAGAATTCGACATTGATATCCCAGACGAAGACGCAGAAAAAATCACCACTGTCGGAGAGGCTGTAGAATACATAGAATCCAAAATCAGCTGA
- a CDS encoding DUF177 domain-containing protein — protein MKVYIGDVKKRAGGKSHEEIEEVMDSFYFRQEKILFADKVHASLDITNCDTEIMIEGKINTLLILTCSRCLEPFVYDLSANLRLECRNLNRLHRSSEIEAEAKEADEIKYFVEEESYLDITQEVRESVIVNLPMKPLCKPDCKGICPVCGKNRNRESCSCQREEIDPRLAILKNWRP, from the coding sequence GTGAAGGTTTATATTGGGGATGTTAAAAAAAGAGCCGGGGGGAAAAGTCACGAAGAAATAGAGGAAGTAATGGATTCCTTTTATTTTCGTCAGGAAAAGATTCTTTTTGCCGATAAAGTTCATGCTTCGCTGGATATAACCAACTGTGATACCGAAATAATGATCGAGGGCAAAATCAACACTCTTTTAATACTCACCTGCTCCAGATGTCTGGAGCCGTTTGTTTACGACCTATCAGCGAACTTACGCCTTGAATGTCGCAATTTGAACCGCTTGCACCGCTCATCTGAAATCGAAGCAGAAGCAAAAGAAGCTGACGAAATAAAATATTTTGTCGAAGAGGAGAGCTACCTTGATATAACTCAGGAAGTCAGGGAAAGTGTCATCGTCAACTTGCCTATGAAGCCTCTCTGTAAGCCGGATTGCAAAGGTATTTGTCCAGTTTGCGGGAAGAACCGTAACCGTGAAAGCTGTAGTTGTCAGAGGGAGGAAATAGATCCTCGTCTTGCAATATTGAAAAACTGGCGACCTTAA
- the pta gene encoding phosphate acetyltransferase yields the protein MNILEKLKQKAKNLKKRIVLPEGDDERVIKAAHDAANEGLATVTLLGEEENIRNKAKSMGLDLGKVEILNIQDDEKKELYAQKLHELRKQKGLTLDQAREWLKNPMYYACMMLYEGRVDGVVAGAVLSSPDVIRPALQIIKTAPGIKLASSCFLMVVPDCPYGANGTFLYADAGFHPNPSAEELAYIAITTARTAQLLLGVTPCVAMLSFSTKGSAKHELVDKVIEATRIARSLNPELLLDGELQADAALVPEVGQRKAPDSPVAGKANVLIFPDLNAGNIAYKLTERLAKATAIGPILQGLAKPVNDLSRGCKAEDIVLQIAVTVLQTQF from the coding sequence ATGAACATTCTGGAAAAATTAAAACAAAAAGCCAAGAACCTTAAAAAGCGGATCGTTCTTCCAGAAGGCGATGACGAACGAGTTATTAAAGCAGCGCACGATGCTGCCAACGAGGGCTTGGCAACTGTAACTCTGTTGGGAGAAGAGGAAAACATACGCAACAAGGCAAAAAGCATGGGTCTGGACCTTGGGAAAGTGGAAATCCTCAACATTCAAGATGATGAAAAAAAGGAGCTATATGCCCAGAAACTTCACGAGCTACGAAAGCAAAAGGGACTTACCTTGGATCAAGCCAGAGAATGGTTGAAAAATCCAATGTATTATGCCTGTATGATGCTTTATGAAGGGCGTGTAGATGGGGTCGTTGCAGGAGCAGTGCTTTCCAGCCCGGATGTAATAAGACCCGCTCTGCAAATCATCAAAACCGCACCAGGAATAAAACTTGCTTCAAGTTGCTTTTTGATGGTGGTTCCTGATTGCCCGTATGGCGCAAACGGAACTTTCCTTTATGCAGATGCTGGCTTTCACCCCAATCCCAGTGCCGAGGAGCTGGCTTATATCGCGATAACCACTGCCAGGACTGCACAGCTTTTACTCGGGGTAACTCCCTGTGTCGCCATGCTCTCTTTCTCAACTAAGGGCAGTGCCAAGCATGAACTGGTAGATAAAGTGATAGAAGCTACCAGAATCGCACGTTCTTTAAACCCAGAGCTACTTTTGGATGGAGAATTGCAGGCGGATGCGGCTTTAGTTCCTGAAGTGGGGCAGAGGAAGGCACCAGATAGCCCCGTTGCCGGTAAGGCTAATGTTTTAATCTTCCCAGACCTCAACGCTGGCAATATTGCTTACAAGCTTACAGAACGTCTGGCTAAAGCTACGGCTATAGGACCAATTTTGCAAGGCCTGGCGAAACCGGTTAATGACCTTTCTCGAGGTTGCAAGGCTGAAGATATTGTGCTGCAGATAGCGGTAACTGTGCTACAAACCCAATTTTGA